agatgacagtctgataacatatttatggtatgggataggttttgttagaaaaaagtgcatatttcaggtagatggcatagtttacaattgcacccaccgtcacaaatggactagaataattacaatgagcaacgtgtttacctaactactaatcatcaaacatttcgtaaaaatacacagcatacacgaatcgaaagacacagatcctgtgaatacagacaatatttcagattttctaagtgtcttacagcgaaaacacaataaatcgttatattagcttagcacatagcaattagcagcccagcattgattctagccaaagtgagcgataaaagtcaacatcgccaaaagatattaattttttcactaaccttctcagaattcttccgatgacactcctgtaacatcacattacaacatgcatatacagtttgatcgaaaatgtttatatttagccaccaaaatcatggttagacaatgtgaaatgtagacaagctggtaaagaaaaagtccttgcgccacttagacagtgatctactcttatacataaatactcataaacgtgactaaaaaatatagggtggacagggattgatagacaatttaattcttaatacaattgcgttattacattttttaatttatccctacttttcaatacagtttgcgccaagcgaagctacgtcaaaaaacatggcgtcctaagccactaaaatgtttcgacagaaacacgatttatcataataaaaatgtcctaccttgagctgttcttccatcagtatcttgggcaaaggatcctttcttgggagaaatcgtcttttggtggaaagctgtcctcttgccatgtggaaatgtcaactgcgttcgggatgaactgaaaagcgtgcccaacttttcacatcgttgcaaaaataaatgtcccaaaatcgcactaaacggatataaattgctataaaacgctttaaattaactaccttatgatgtttttaactcctataacgagtgaaaagatgaccggagaaatataacaggctaaactaacgcttggaacaggagagggtcggtgtcttccacgcgcgttacgctgcaagaaaagacttgctagctaaaggtttttttcatttgtagtgcctgtgaacgcgcaatcgaccccattgtaatcgtcatcacgtaaaggcatccaggggaagacgtaagaagtgtccgtgtagtcatagcaatgacagtgcccttttaactgacttcagaagagtggccaacatttctcaaatctgactccatgtcagggaaattgctgtagaatgggctctgttccacttagagacaaaatttcaactcctatagaaactatagactgttttctatccaataataataataatatgcatattgtacgatcaaggattttgtgggaagccgtttcaaaaattagccaaattagcataaatagtctaaacagcgcccccatccccaacaggttaagacatGAAGGCCTTTGGTCTGATTATTTGTttcacatgattccatatgtgttatttcatagttttcatgtcatGTCCTCATCAATGCCTAAGAAGACTTGCCTGTGTTTGATTGAGTGTAGAGTTCACAACCATTGGAACGAACACAAGGCCCCAACACTTCACAGCGTACATGCACTGTAGTGAACTCCACACTGTTGTCTTAGGGCTGCACGGATCTGCCCACTTCGTACACAACTTCTAAATCCCCCACTCTCACAGTCAGAGACCTGGGGGGAAAAACAAGCAGATAAAGTCAACTAAAACCTACTGTACATATATGTACTTTCATAACAGGAGAACAGATACCACACCCTGAGAAAGCCTGAGATAAACAATAGCAACGTGGCTATTTGGTCATTCTCGCGAAacggtaaacaaacaaaaaaacatcgtGTCATTTTTTACAAAATGTCCTCTTGAATCACTGAGATTAGGATCTGTACTTATCTATTTCATAATTATTATGTTTTTTGATCAGATATTATGCATTTTACCCACATTTTCACACAAAAAGTCCCAAAAAGTAATAAATAAATCAatatttctgatattttttaacaTTGCTCCCCTAATGAAAATACTTGCGTTAAACATAACACTGAAGAAAAAAATAGGTCTAAAGAAATTATacaattattataaaaaaatatataaatttgagCTCTTTAGCCATTTCTTTAATGAGAAGGCCAAGtggggtatttttttttttttttgtaaacttCAACTTGTATACCATTTTTATGATTTATCGACAAACTAGAGCAACATATTGTGTTTTATTCAAATAATGTTTTTCTAAATAATGTTTTAAATAAAATTACCTGAATTTAATCTGGATGCATTTCGGTAATGTGAATTTGGGGTGAAAATGTACAAAGTTCAGGCGAAAATGTCTAATGTATTTAAAATAAGACCCTTTCCCCAAAACTAAACATCTTAGTCCTCAGAATGATAGTTGATTCTTGCAGATGCATCATGGTTTTGTAACTCAATTTGCTACAGACATTTTATAACTGGATTCATAAGAATTACCCTGTTAATTAAACAGTCACTCCCCGCTCCGAAAGATTGATGCGTTTTGTATGTTAGCCAATATCTCTGCGCCATCACCTCAGTTTGCAAACACTAAAGGCGAAagtatgatttggaaaggaaaagTGTGTAGAAAGACTTTCACTCAGAGGCTCCTGAATATAAAAAAGTGCCTTTCCATGTCAGGCTTCTGAaagtggataaagagagaggggtttgTGTCAAGTTTCTGCCAGCCTTAATCTGTGTACTCAAGGATGTGGGAGGCCCTTGTTATCTAATGTTCTGTGGCTCCTCAATGTTAATTTGGGAAATCAGTTGGACTGCTCAACATAAACAGACTTTTCTCACACAGTTTGTTATCGAGAGATTATCTCCACCATTTATTTTCAACTGACATTCTGCCTGCTTGGTTTGCATTGACCTATAAAGCGATTACTGGAATGTGTTGGTTTGAAGCTGGTTTGTTTGTGTGAACCTTGACGCGAAATACATCGCACACAAGAGTTGGTAAATCTCAACTAACTAGGGATTAGGTGCTTTGGAAAGTGTTTTTAATACCTTGATGGATTTTATATAACATCATCCGTGCTTGGATCTGCAAAACCTAAAGACGATTAATTTCAgtatttttttaaagagtattttAGAAGTCACTGCTGGTCTATCCACTCTCCCACTCCATCGGTCTTCTTCAGTCTTCTATAAAcatacattttgggggggggggaaatatagTTGCCTAAACAACTTCTCCGCTTTTTTCCCCCTTCTGCACTTGTTTGTCAATGTTTATGCCAAGTCAACTTTTTTCAAGATACTTAGTTCACCATTTGTTTGGGTTCCCATATAATGACACTGGCCCTGTGTTACTGCTGAATGTCAACCTCTCACTAACCCCCCCATGTCccttgtgtgtctctctccctcctctctcttcaggATGAATTCGATAAGCTCCGTCACTTCTGCTACTCACGCACTGACGCCCTCCTCCTCTGCTTCAGCGTGGTCAGCCCTGCCTCCTTCCAGAACGTCTGGGAGAAGTGGGTCCCAGAGATCCGCCGGCGCTGCCCGCTCGTGCCTATGCTGCTGGTGGGAACCCAGTGTGACCTGCGCGAGGACGTCAAGGTGCTGATCGAGCTGGCCCGCCGGCGGGAGAGGCCCGTGGCCGAGGTGGACGCCCGTACCCTGGCGGACAAAGTGGACGCCGTGGCGTACGTGGAGTGCTCGGCGCTCACCCAGAAGAACCTGAAGGAGGTGTTTGACGCGGCCATCGCCGTGGGGATGAAGCACGCCGATAGGAGGGCGCGGCGGGAGAGGAAGGTGCGCAGCACGGCCGATAAGATGAAGACACTGTCCAAGTCGTGGTGGAAGAAGTACGTCTGTAtccagtagagagaggagaggatattgACTATGAAACTGGGACTGGAAACGTGTTCCGACAAGCCTATGTTGTTCATATGGATTGAAGGACTTCTGTCTTAGCTCCGCTCACATGACCCCACTTTGGTCAAAATTAGGGTTGCAAAATAccaggaactttcaataaattccctgctTTTCCCGAAATCCCAGTTGGAGGATTCCCGAAATCagaagggaataagcaggaaatcggGAGTCTTCCAACTAGGATTTCTaggaaaccagggaatttattaaAAGT
The sequence above is drawn from the Salvelinus fontinalis isolate EN_2023a chromosome 24, ASM2944872v1, whole genome shotgun sequence genome and encodes:
- the LOC129821849 gene encoding rho-related GTP-binding protein RhoU-like, whose translation is MSPPVPMDYNKTMAPPVPPHKHQTTRPGEAQERVLKCVLLGDGAVGKTSLVVSYTTNGYPTKYVPTAFDDFSAVVQVDGHPVRLQLCDTAGQDEFDKLRHFCYSRTDALLLCFSVVSPASFQNVWEKWVPEIRRRCPLVPMLLVGTQCDLREDVKVLIELARRRERPVAEVDARTLADKVDAVAYVECSALTQKNLKEVFDAAIAVGMKHADRRARRERKVRSTADKMKTLSKSWWKKYVCIQ